In Daucus carota subsp. sativus chromosome 4, DH1 v3.0, whole genome shotgun sequence, one DNA window encodes the following:
- the LOC135152057 gene encoding uncharacterized protein LOC135152057, translated as MPSYAKFMKGILSRKLKLEEVETVALTEECSAVLQQKLPTKLKDPGSFTIPCTIGQLSFDKCLCDLGASINLMPLSVFMQLGLPELKPTIMSWQLAGRSITYPRGIVEDVLVKVDKLTFLAHFVILDFEEDKKILIILGRPFLTTGRMLIDVQKGELTMRVQDQMVTFNVFNAIKLPSYEEECFKVDVVEAAAHSKIDNMLKTEILERVLSGGSEFGDEEEEEHLKFLNASPWRRRINLPIESLGLSELKDSHERLKPSIVEAPKPELKQLPEHLRYAFLREASTLPINIASNLSGIEEEKLLRILREFKSAIGWTITDIKGISPSYCQHKILIEEGSKPTVEH; from the coding sequence atgccgagttatgctaaattcatgaaaggtattctatcgcGGAAACTCAAGCTTGAGGAAGTGGAGACTGtagctttgaccgaggagtgtagtgcgGTGTTGCAGCAGAAATTGCCCACGAAGCTGAaggatccgggaagtttcacaatcccgtgtactattgggcaattgtcattcgacaagtgtttatgtgacttgggagctagcatcaatctgatgccatTGTCTGTTTTCATGCAACTTGGTCTTCCGGAGCTGAAACCTACTATAATGTCTTGGCAACTGGCTGGTCGTTCGATTACATATCCAAGGGGGATAGTTGAAGATGTGTTGGTAAAGGTGGATAAGCTAACCTTCCTTGCTCATTTTGTTATTCTCGACTTTGAGGAAGATAAGAAGATTCTCATCATCTTGGGAAGACCATTCCTCACGACAGGGCGGATGTTGATCGATGTTCAAAAGGGTGAactcacaatgagagttcaagatcaaatGGTCACTTTCAACGTGTTCAATGCTATAAAACTTCCATCGTACGAGGAGGAATGCTTTAAAGTTGATGTGGTTGAAGCTGCAGCACATTCGAAAATTGACAACATGCTGAAAACTGAAatcttggaaagggttctatCAGGTGGCTCTGAATTCGGagatgaggaggaagaagaacacCTGAAATTCTTAAATGCTTCTCCTTGGAGAAGAAGGATAAATCTTCCAATTGAATCTCTTGGGTTATCGGAGTTAAAAGATTCTCATGAACGGCTGAAACCATCCATTGTCGAAGCTCCTAAACCTGAGCTCAAGCAACTTCCCGAACACCTAAGGTATGCCTTTCTTAGAGAAGCTTCTACATTACCTATAAATATTGCATCTAACCTTTCAGGTATCGAGGAAGAAAagcttttgagaattcttagggaattcaaatcagccattggatggactatcacagatatcaagggaatcagcccttcttattgtcaacacaaaattctgaTCGAGGAGGGTAGTAAACCCACTGTTGAGCATTAA
- the LOC135152058 gene encoding uncharacterized protein LOC135152058 gives MNEENSSGAGPSVQISPEMMLVLEEMRNMLKTIRGDQENTNTTKVNTDRVEEQDNPEREGENKRRCTYKTFKDADPPIFKGDLDPHVANTWIKEMEKVIEISECLDEQKVKFATHSLRGEAVFWWDTVKQTEDCSTMTWTRFKELFFDKYFPTCMKNEMEMKFLGLKQEGMSVLEYLSKFLELSRFAPHQVNTEARKCQRFQEGLKPQIRERVSLLELEQFDKLVGKARIAEREYEARTQFFNNKKRGRDTEFGGNLGYKKDDKKFQKTKKESFRGNDRKTTIPECKKCGLKHGGDICYRADGLCYNCGEKGHIATQCPKPKVISCYSCGKSGHVSRDCPQKGVKQGVETKENRTTTSRPFQQSAPRAVARTYAMTTQDAEISNEVVSGTLQLCSQDVHVLFDSGSTHSFVDLKYVDKLNTPAQSLDNALLVKLLNGFWSDFGNGLVDKV, from the exons ATGAATGAAGAAAATAGTAGTGGCGCTGGACCTAGCGTTCAAATTAGTCCTGAGATGATGTTGGTTTTGGAGGAAATGAGGAATATGTTGAAGACTATTAGGGGAGATCAAGAAAATACGAATACAACTAAGGTAAACACTGATCGTGTGGAAGAACAAGATAATCCGGAGCGAGAAGGTGAGAATAAACGAAGGTGTACTTACAAGACATTTAAGGATGCTGACCCCCCGATATTTAAAGGAGATTTGGATCCACATGTTGCGAATACATGGATAAAGGAAATGGAGAAAGTGATAGAAATTTCTGAATGCTTGGATGAACAAAAGGTGAAATTCGCAACACACTCTTTAAGGGGGGAAGCTGTATTTTGGTGGGACACCGTTAAACAGACAGAAGATTGCTCAACGATGACTTGGACGAGGTTTAAGGAGTTgttctttgataaatattttcctacgtgtatgaaaaatgagatgGAGATGAAGTTTTTAGGATTGAAGCAAGAAGGAATGTCTGTGTTAGAATATTTGTCTAAGTTTTTGGAGCTTTCTAGGTTTGCCCCTCATCAGGTTAATACTGAAGCTAGAAAATGTCAGAGATTTCAGGAGGGACTGAAACCTCAAATTAGAGAAAGGGTTTCTTTGTTGGAATTAGAGCAATTTGATAAATTGGTTGGAAAAGCTAGGATTGCAGAAAGGGAGTATGAAGCTCGCACTCAATTTTTCAACAACAAGAAAAGAGGAAGAGACACAGAATTCGGCGGTAACTTAGGATATAAGAAGGATGACAAGAAGTTTCAAAAGACAAAGAAAGAGAGTTTCCGGGGAAATGATAGGAAGACCACTATACCGGAGTGTAAGAAGTGTGGACTGAAGCATGGTGGTGACATTTGTTACCGAGCAGATGGGTTGTGCTATAATTGTGGAGAGAAGGGGCATATAGCGACTCAATGCCCAAAGCCGAAAGTGATTTCTTGCTATAGCTGCGGAAAATCGGGACATGTATCAAGGGACTGCCCACAAAAAGGAGTCAAGCAAGGAGTTGAAACTAAAGAAAATAGGACTACCACATCAAGACCTTTTCAGCAATCAGCACCTAGGGCAGTGGCAAGAACCTACGCAATGACGACTCAGGATGCTGAAATATCGAATGAGGTGGTGTCAGGTACGCTCCAACTTTGTTCTCAAGATGTTCATGTTCTATTTGATTCTGGATCAACTCATTCTTTTGTGGATTTGAAGTATGTGGATAAGTTGAATACTCCTGCGCAAAGTTTAGATAATGCCCTACTAGTAAAACTCCTTAATG GATTTTGGAGTGATTTTGGGAATGGATTGGTTGACAAAGTATAA